In one Lentimicrobiaceae bacterium genomic region, the following are encoded:
- a CDS encoding electron transport complex subunit E, translating to MNNVKQFTKGIIKENPAFVLVLGTCPTLAVTTSATNGLGMGLATTFVLLCSNVLISALKNFIPDKVRIVAFITVIAAFVTIVDLSMKAYLPDLYNSLGIFIPLIVVNCIILGRAEAFAQNNKIIPSMLDGLGMGIGFTLALVLMGSFREILGNGSIFDIRLLPADATTILLFVLPPGAFFTFGYLIALTKVFRKN from the coding sequence ATGAATAATGTTAAACAATTTACTAAAGGCATAATAAAAGAGAATCCGGCTTTTGTTCTAGTGTTGGGAACCTGTCCGACATTAGCCGTTACAACTTCTGCCACAAACGGACTGGGTATGGGATTAGCTACGACCTTTGTTTTATTATGCTCGAATGTACTTATTTCTGCATTAAAAAACTTTATACCCGACAAAGTTCGTATAGTAGCGTTTATTACCGTAATCGCTGCTTTTGTTACTATTGTCGATTTGTCTATGAAAGCGTACCTTCCGGATTTATACAATTCGTTGGGAATCTTTATTCCCCTAATTGTTGTAAACTGCATTATTTTGGGACGTGCCGAAGCCTTTGCTCAGAATAATAAAATAATCCCTTCAATGTTAGACGGATTGGGAATGGGAATAGGTTTTACTCTGGCTCTTGTACTTATGGGTAGTTTTAGAGAAATTTTAGGCAACGGTAGTATATTTGATATAAGACTGCTTCCTGCCGATGCCACAACCATACTGCTATTCGTTTTGCCTCCGGGAGCATTTTTCACTTTCGGCTACTTAATAGCATTAACAAAAGTGTTTAGAAAGAATTAG
- a CDS encoding RnfABCDGE type electron transport complex subunit G, with amino-acid sequence MSKKLPSTLPNMVLSLVIITAVVAMALSFVYGVTQEPIQKTNREREVGAIKNVIPNFDNDPTLNPQTINDILIYVGMSGTDTVGYAIKTYTNMGYGGRFDLMVGFNPDCSINKIVVLGHNETPGLGSKMTEDGFMKQFSGLKIKELPNSNLGVKKDGGTIDAITASTVTTRAFCDGVQKAYNALQELLNKNV; translated from the coding sequence ATGAGCAAGAAATTACCTTCAACATTACCAAATATGGTTCTTTCGTTAGTTATAATTACTGCTGTTGTAGCTATGGCTCTAAGTTTTGTTTATGGCGTAACTCAAGAGCCTATACAAAAAACTAATAGGGAAAGGGAAGTAGGAGCTATAAAAAACGTAATTCCAAACTTTGATAATGACCCAACTCTAAATCCTCAAACTATCAATGACATATTGATATATGTAGGTATGAGTGGAACTGATACTGTGGGATACGCGATAAAAACGTATACCAATATGGGCTACGGCGGCAGATTCGACTTGATGGTCGGATTCAATCCCGATTGTAGCATAAACAAAATAGTTGTTTTAGGTCATAACGAAACTCCCGGATTGGGCTCAAAAATGACGGAAGATGGTTTTATGAAACAGTTTTCGGGTCTGAAAATTAAAGAGCTTCCGAATAGCAATTTGGGTGTTAAAAAAGACGGTGGAACAATTGATGCAATAACTGCTTCAACAGTAACAACTAGAGCCTTCTGCGACGGAGTCCAAAAAGCTTACAACGCATTACAAGAATTATTAAATAAAAATGTCTAA